CTTCATCATCAGCACCTCCGAATGCTCAGTCAGCTCCGATGGCGAATTTGGATGAGTTAGTGATGCGATTGATTCCTGCATTGACTGATCATATGGTTCTTGTACTGACTGATCACATGCTTCCTGTGTTGGCTCAGCAAGTAAGAGGATTGATAGCTTCACCATCACATGTGCAAGATAATCATACCGATCACCCATCAGCTAgggcacctccagttcctcctcCTCCTACTAATATTAACGAGGTTCATGCATCGCTTTCTGATGATGACCTCCACTCTCCAGTATCTCAGTAGTTAactatttttatttgaattttattttggtattgtaGATATTTTGGTATTAACAAGGTTCATGCATAGCTTTCTAATGATGACCTtcactctccagtctctcaataattaactatttttatttgaactttattTTAGTATTGTAAATGTTTTAATCTTAACTTTATTTTGGTATCTATTTTGGATCTTGTAGAATATTAATTTCTAtgaatttcagttattattaAGAGTATCTTATATATGCTTGAAcaatatgtattttattaaataaaataagaaaaatataatttgtgacGAATTTTCTTCGTAGCTATAACTAATATAGAATAACAGGATGCGACATATTTGCGACAAAAGAATTTCATCACCAAAAGAAAGGCAAATATGTCTCAATAATATTAGCGACGGATTAGCTGCAGAAAATATTCGTCGCCAATTAAATCCGACGACGAAATGACTTGTCAATTTGGCGACAAAATTGATGAATTTTACGATGGATATGTGTTGTCGCTAAGAGTAGCAACAGATACAAACCGTAGCTAATTCGTCACTAACTTACCAATGGATTCAAGTTTTTCATTAGTAAAGGGTTAGCTACGAGCAAATTAGCGACGGACACAAATCTGTCGCTAAACAAGTTTAGCGACGGAAATATACTACTTAGTTACGGAATTCATCCGTCGCTAAAGACGGTTTTTTTTGTAGTGGTAATAAAATCTTATGGTACCCATTCTGggtccaatgaccatatattattaaacacaactatcccactgacatgccacaccaatacaactcaagccacaactgcgcaaccttgtacccaaaatggaagatgtctcaaagtagagaaccgtattgcaagttcaacaagcaccaccacaactgcaatgctataagctcattatatatagtagaaccaataCACCCGAATTTAATaagagtaaccagctcttctagagctaaCATAATCAtcacccgcacggacaactcacatgctatagtataaatattcGGACCtgcacgtacaactcacgtgccaataatatcagtatatggatccgcatggacaactcacgtaccaataatataatccgcctggcatggtcacaggcctccagtccaagcatatcataccgGAGcgatcaaataagtacacatgtatatgataaatgaattatgattctcatgctcctggattGGTACAGATAACACGCCATGGAGTAGGTAGGTGCAATGTGTGCTATAACtactcaaatcggcaagttaacgcagAGATATTAACTACCCAAAAAGGCCAAAAGACACAAGTCCCATTATCACAACGGCCCCCAAAGAAggaaccctgccttaacaccaccaatcaaattcatacttcgtgcgcactacatccttcaaaataacaatttgatcatttcatgatttttcataaattgcaatataacccgcattcaagaaattttcttactcaagTTATCCCCGatatcaacctctgcaagtcataactaatcaacAAGTATTCCTAGGCCCAAAACCCAATATCGTACaaaatcgtgcaatcaaatcatagatagtagactcccccacttggctcaaagccataaaacaAAACATCTTATAACTCACCATACCCAAGCTAACATCTaaattgaccatactaagcaatgaaagatcaactctggtctctaGTCCCCCAATAATTTTCACATAccaccgatacacatggtccagaATTACAGTATCGCATAtcggcatagatacatgaacaggtgaaactaaggactcacggggcatatccagataatgaatAATATATGATGAaacatacgaatatgtggaaccagggtCTAATAATATAGATGtctccctgtggcacactaagacaatacatgttatcactgcatctgaagcaacaacatcaggtctggcaggaaaagcatataATCGCCTTGACCGTCACCGGATCGGCCTTCCCCTCttaggcgacccctagctgactgagccccaccccatgctggctgggcgggtggtagaGCAACTAGTGCAGAAGTAGTAGCCTGACTCCGCTGCTGAACTGGAGCTCGCGTATGGTGGGGACAATATTTCCTTACATGACCcagctctccacactcatagcactcCATCTCGAAGAATGGTGGCGAGTTCTGAGGCGGACCTCgggaaccagaataactaccagaaggACCAGGTACATATGatccctgaactgatggtgcacgGGGCGTACTCGGGGCTGGAagtgcactgagagatgactgactctTATaagaactgtatgaaccatggctggatgatgcaccatggtgaactGAACGGCCCCTGTTGTGGtagaactgccctccagaaggtaCCCCACCAAAACCTcccgaacctcgaggcctcttagcctccctttcACCATGCTCCTGGCTACGAACcacctctatctgccgagcaatgtcaaccacctcatcaaaagtggcaccagataccctctccctagttaAAAGCAATCGCaactgatacgtgaggccatcaatgaaccttttaatcctctccctatcagtgggaaccaaccaatcTGCGTGACtagccaactcaaaaaatctcatctcgtactgcatcacaaACATGCCATCGTGatgtaactgctcaaactctctgtgtagctcctctctacgagactgcgaaaaaaacttctccaaaaatagaacggagaactcctgtcatgtaagtggtactgcaccaaccGGTATGCGCCTCTCATAATCCTACCACCATCTGAAGgaagctccagaaaactaaaaagtagtgaacgagaccccactggtctccagaatacctattgTGTGAAGCATACGCTGgtacttatccagaaaacccggagcatcctctaactcagcaccgctaaatgatggaggtcgaagcctcccaaatctctcaagtctcctttgttcatcatctgccataacaggaactaccggggcctgagaaGCTACAGCCGattgggctggtagtgcccctggTATCTGAACTCCCTATACTACTtgatctggagtacgggcaataggggtatgagtacctcccccggcctgagaagtgacTGGTgcagcctgagccgaaaccacctgagcaaggccagtgcaaactgtaaatatttgggccaaagtctcctgaaggccaggaatctcaatgggcacaactggtgcctaagttggtcctgtcggctcagctatatctggaatcttctcctgagctggagcaactggtggtgctacaggcactgctccaactgttgtacgagtgacacctcgacctctacctcggcctctaccacggccctgacctctcgcggccctagctggtggcactggtgccTGACCGTCcaatccggtagtacgtgttcttaccatttgtgagagaatagaataacaaaatttTAGTTTTCCGGAATCAAAAAGTTCGcccgatagaatacaagaaaaaatgaaatttttcctaagggttcagcagcctctcgaagataagtacaaatgtctccgtaccgatccacaagactcaactcaacctgctcatgactcatgagacctatgaaacctaggctctgataccaacttgtcacgaccaaaaatctcactagtcgtgatggcgcctatatcAATACTAAGCAAGTCCACAATcttaataaaccaccatatctattaaatttgaaaacaaaataattaaattaaacggatgaaatctcacaaatacaaatataacactcccaaaacccggtatcatggagtacatgagcatctaatatgaatacaatgtctgaCTGATTAAAAATACCACTGTCCGAAAgaatagaacaatacaataactgaagaaaaaagagaaaaggtcagcggatgccaagcagctaccttgatagacTCCAACTGGTATCACACTGAGGTCTAACAGCCGCCTTGTCCAGAAGcatctggatctacacacaaggtgcagagtgtagtatgagtacaaccaactcaataagtaacaagactaaccttcggtctgaaagtagtgacgagctccgcaggtacagtctagtataaataatggtacaaaaatgtaggcatgctttcaagttcaatagtaaaactcagtacaagtgaaatagatcaatactgcatgatatgagaaaTATGATATCTATGTAGAAAGACCTCacgtaaatactggtcacaaattattcgATCACTCGGTACAATTCATgaccaatccagcccaggggtgttccaacccttAAATAATACACAACGAATGACAGTccgtcactcagtaccgtataaggccaatccagccctggagtaatttatccccaaatataaatgatatggataagatccatgtccaggtaaattcattacaatataaataagtaaggtaagtccatgccctgggaaatccatccctaatatgtataatcatctacgctcactaggggtgtgtacagactccggaggggttccttcatcccaagcgtgatataaagcctttATGCCCTACTGCAGGCGGAcaatcccgatccgtataataataaagcctataaggcctgctgcaggcgggcagccccgatccataaaatagtaaagccaataaggcattCTGCATGCGGGTAGCCCtgatccagaacaataataatgta
This DNA window, taken from Nicotiana tabacum cultivar K326 chromosome 15, ASM71507v2, whole genome shotgun sequence, encodes the following:
- the LOC107782376 gene encoding uncharacterized protein LOC107782376 isoform X1; translation: MKNLTAFYQVAGGKKKRRKYGLGSQAKYFYGPNLRASSRSSDASSSSAPPNAQSAPMANLDELVMRLIPALTDHMVLVLTDHMLPVLAQQVRGLIASPSHVQDNHTDHPSARAPPVPPPPTNINEVHASLSDDDLHSPVSQ
- the LOC107782376 gene encoding uncharacterized protein LOC107782376 isoform X2; translated protein: MKNLTVAGGKKKRRKYGLGSQAKYFYGPNLRASSRSSDASSSSAPPNAQSAPMANLDELVMRLIPALTDHMVLVLTDHMLPVLAQQVRGLIASPSHVQDNHTDHPSARAPPVPPPPTNINEVHASLSDDDLHSPVSQ